One genomic segment of Paraburkholderia phymatum STM815 includes these proteins:
- a CDS encoding hemerythrin domain-containing protein produces the protein MPYVPTITTMIRLDHTHVVAAFHRYGSETAWWRKRAIVNSVCRALEIHAQLEEEIFYPALARIAPTDETLKKSRPEHDELREVIAKLRGMGPENAAYDSLFMELMRDTLHHVADEETRLLPLAERALGPELRTLGADMTRRRMQLLGEHPVEVAVNTAGTFPVATAVLVGLLACGVARLVGGNRRPARMA, from the coding sequence ATGCCTTACGTACCCACCATCACGACGATGATCCGTCTGGATCACACCCACGTCGTTGCAGCATTTCATCGTTACGGCAGCGAGACCGCGTGGTGGCGCAAACGTGCGATCGTCAACTCTGTTTGCAGAGCGCTTGAAATTCATGCACAGCTGGAAGAAGAGATTTTCTACCCTGCCCTCGCGCGCATCGCACCGACTGACGAAACCCTGAAGAAGAGTCGGCCCGAGCATGACGAACTGCGTGAAGTGATCGCGAAGCTGCGCGGCATGGGCCCGGAGAATGCGGCATATGACTCGCTGTTCATGGAGTTGATGCGCGACACCCTGCACCATGTCGCCGATGAAGAGACCAGGCTCCTGCCCCTCGCGGAACGCGCACTCGGACCCGAGTTGCGCACGTTGGGCGCAGACATGACGCGCCGGCGCATGCAACTGCTTGGCGAACATCCCGTCGAAGTCGCGGTGAACACAGCCGGTACGTTCCCCGTCGCGACTGCCGTGCTCGTGGGTCTGCTCGCATGCGGCGTGGCGCGGCTCGTCGGCGGCAACCGGCGGCCGGCACGGATGGCATGA